A window from Streptomyces sp. NBC_00335 encodes these proteins:
- a CDS encoding rodlin: protein MLKKIMTAAAVTAAAVGAGAAAAAPAMAIGNDNGINTVNGNGAVQAYGNQKTHGDMSPQLGVVQGTLNKPCIGLPAKVNAQSLIAALNIGVQDINVLSNPQNQQCTENSTQAKGDEPLSHILSNIPVLSGNLSAGS from the coding sequence ATGCTCAAGAAGATCATGACTGCTGCCGCGGTCACCGCCGCCGCCGTCGGCGCGGGCGCTGCTGCTGCCGCCCCCGCCATGGCGATCGGCAACGACAACGGGATCAACACCGTCAACGGGAACGGCGCCGTGCAGGCGTACGGCAACCAGAAGACGCACGGTGACATGAGCCCGCAGCTCGGCGTCGTCCAGGGGACCCTGAACAAGCCCTGCATCGGTCTGCCGGCCAAGGTCAACGCCCAGTCCCTGATCGCCGCGCTCAACATCGGTGTTCAGGACATCAACGTCCTGTCCAACCCGCAGAACCAGCAGTGCACCGAGAACTCCACCCAGGCCAAGGGTGACGAGCCGCTCTCGCACATCCTCAGCAACATCCCGGTCCTCTCGGGCAACCTCTCCGCCGGCAGCTGA
- a CDS encoding vitamin K epoxide reductase family protein: MATNTVGVPRQQGRPHNRKDAEPIAAPRALAWLLLLTGAAGVLAAWVITLDKFLLLENPDFKPACSLNPVVSCGSVMKSEQAAAFGFPNPMLGLVAYGAVVCVGAGLLAGARYRGWFWLGLGAGMLFGVGFCSWLMIQSLYEINALCLWCCLTWLATLLMFWAVTAHTVRTGILPAPAPVRNFFADFGWAPPALHTGVIGMLILTRWWDFWTG, from the coding sequence ATGGCAACAAATACCGTGGGCGTCCCCCGCCAGCAGGGCCGGCCCCACAACCGCAAGGACGCAGAACCGATCGCAGCCCCCCGCGCGCTGGCCTGGCTGCTGCTGCTCACCGGAGCCGCCGGAGTGCTGGCCGCCTGGGTCATCACCCTGGACAAGTTCCTGCTGCTGGAGAACCCGGACTTCAAGCCCGCGTGCAGTCTCAATCCGGTGGTTTCCTGCGGCAGCGTCATGAAGAGCGAGCAGGCGGCGGCCTTCGGCTTCCCGAACCCGATGCTGGGGCTGGTCGCCTACGGGGCGGTCGTGTGCGTCGGCGCCGGCCTGCTGGCCGGGGCCCGCTACCGCGGCTGGTTCTGGCTCGGTCTGGGCGCCGGCATGCTCTTCGGCGTCGGATTCTGCTCCTGGCTCATGATCCAGTCGCTCTACGAGATCAACGCGCTCTGCCTGTGGTGCTGCCTGACCTGGCTGGCCACCCTGCTGATGTTCTGGGCGGTCACCGCCCACACCGTCCGTACGGGGATCCTCCCCGCACCCGCGCCGGTGCGGAACTTCTTCGCCGACTTCGGCTGGGCCCCGCCCGCCCTGCACACCGGCGTGATCGGGATGCTGATCCTGACCCGGTGGTGGGACTTCTGGACCGGCTGA